One segment of Longimicrobium sp. DNA contains the following:
- a CDS encoding amidohydrolase family protein, with product MSTQLRFRILARLCCVAVALSTGCAHARARPVGDFHQHLFGPGTQALSPTLERVTAPRLVALLDSAGIRYAAVFSIAYQFSNPNRPPVADEYARVRAENDWTAEQVALFPGRLRAFCAVNPLSDYAPVEIERCAADARLRTGLKLHFGNSDVQLDLPEQVERVRRVFRLANERRMAIVVHMRPSVTRQRPYGAAYAGTFLTEILPAAPDVVVQIAHLAGAGRLDDAPVEAALEVFVRAAAERDPRMKNVWFDVSGLGGLGESAEVSRRLAASIRQLGVQRVLFGSDGAVGGNSPLATWNALQKLPLTEREFATIKRNVPPYMR from the coding sequence ATGTCCACCCAGCTCCGCTTTCGCATCCTGGCTCGTCTGTGCTGTGTGGCCGTCGCGCTGAGCACGGGGTGCGCGCATGCTCGCGCGAGACCGGTGGGCGACTTCCACCAGCACCTGTTCGGGCCGGGGACGCAGGCGCTCTCGCCTACCCTGGAGCGGGTGACGGCACCGCGGCTGGTCGCGCTGCTCGATTCGGCGGGGATCCGGTACGCGGCCGTGTTCTCCATCGCGTACCAGTTCTCCAACCCGAACCGGCCTCCCGTGGCCGACGAGTACGCGCGGGTGCGTGCCGAGAACGACTGGACGGCGGAGCAGGTGGCGCTCTTTCCGGGGCGCCTCCGCGCCTTCTGCGCGGTGAATCCGCTCAGCGACTACGCACCCGTCGAGATCGAGCGGTGCGCGGCGGATGCGCGGCTGCGGACGGGGCTGAAGCTCCACTTCGGGAACTCGGACGTGCAGCTGGACCTGCCGGAGCAAGTCGAGCGCGTGCGGCGCGTCTTCCGGCTGGCCAACGAGCGGCGGATGGCGATCGTGGTGCACATGCGCCCTTCGGTCACGCGGCAGCGCCCGTACGGCGCGGCGTACGCGGGGACGTTCCTCACCGAGATCCTTCCCGCGGCGCCGGACGTCGTGGTGCAGATCGCGCACCTCGCGGGGGCCGGCCGGCTGGACGATGCACCGGTGGAGGCGGCGCTCGAGGTCTTCGTGCGGGCCGCCGCCGAGCGGGACCCGCGAATGAAGAACGTGTGGTTCGACGTCTCCGGGCTGGGCGGGCTCGGCGAATCGGCGGAGGTGTCGCGGCGCCTCGCGGCGAGCATCCGGCAGCTCGGCGTACAGCGCGTGCTGTTCGGGTCCGATGGAGCCGTGGGCGGCAACTCGCCGCTCGCTACCTGGAACGCCCTCCAGAAGCTGCCGCTCACCGAGAGGGAGTTCGCCACGATCAAGCGGAATGTGCCGCCGTACATGCGATAG
- a CDS encoding DUF2809 domain-containing protein yields MSPELRARAAYAAVAIATIVAGLAVHLGGLPLSPAVRDVAGDALWAAMLTWWISALVPRMALGARAAVALAVCVAVEASQLYHAPALDAVRATGLGHLVLGSGFDPRDFAAYALGVLGAAALERAWRGRTTAARCLTRHLRTTSHPTIAMPDLQTALQANHEAVQAFLASARALPPDRWDRPRAEGKWSPGQIVEHLALAYETGGEVLHGRSPGKAPPRFLRPLIRTLLLKPVLWLGRFPTASKAPSVMRPGTSPGPAPVLLDRFETAVAAFESAARNLRSPTVDHPAFGRLPVVDLVRLQEIHTRHHHLQLPYDAA; encoded by the coding sequence ATGTCTCCTGAGCTCCGCGCGCGGGCCGCGTACGCCGCGGTTGCGATCGCCACCATCGTAGCCGGACTGGCGGTGCACCTCGGCGGCCTCCCCTTGTCGCCCGCCGTGCGCGACGTGGCGGGGGATGCGCTGTGGGCGGCGATGCTCACCTGGTGGATCAGCGCCCTCGTGCCGCGGATGGCGCTCGGCGCGCGGGCCGCGGTTGCCCTGGCCGTGTGCGTCGCGGTGGAGGCGAGCCAGCTGTATCATGCACCCGCGCTGGATGCAGTCCGCGCCACCGGGCTGGGGCACCTGGTGCTGGGGAGCGGCTTCGACCCGCGCGACTTCGCGGCGTATGCGCTCGGGGTGCTCGGGGCGGCCGCACTCGAGCGCGCGTGGCGCGGGCGTACCACCGCGGCCAGATGTCTGACGCGCCATCTCAGGACCACCAGCCACCCGACCATCGCCATGCCAGATCTTCAAACCGCGCTCCAGGCGAATCACGAAGCAGTGCAGGCATTTCTCGCGTCGGCGCGGGCGCTGCCGCCGGACCGGTGGGATCGGCCGCGCGCGGAGGGCAAGTGGTCGCCGGGGCAGATCGTCGAGCATCTCGCGCTGGCGTACGAGACCGGCGGCGAAGTTCTCCATGGCCGCTCGCCAGGCAAGGCCCCGCCACGGTTTCTGCGGCCGCTGATCCGCACGCTGCTGCTAAAACCCGTGCTGTGGCTCGGGCGTTTCCCGACGGCCAGCAAAGCGCCTTCGGTGATGCGGCCAGGTACCTCCCCCGGGCCCGCGCCCGTGCTCCTGGATCGCTTCGAGACCGCTGTGGCGGCGTTTGAAAGCGCCGCGAGAAACCTGCGTAGCCCCACCGTCGACCACCCGGCGTTCGGCCGCCTTCCCGTCGTCGATCTCGTGCGGCTGCAGGAGATCCACACGCGGCATCACCACCTGCAGCTGCCGTACGACGCCGCCTGA
- a CDS encoding GNAT family N-acetyltransferase — protein sequence MRVVRLGEGDRDVARRLFTLMAEVFDEGCEPLGDAYLDRLLAREEFWAVAAFDDDELVGGLTAHTLPMTRSESAEIFIFDIAVHADHQRRGVGRRLVTMLREDAARAGIETIFVPADNDDEHALDFYHALGGDPAPVTIFTFSSTDDSPHA from the coding sequence ATGCGAGTGGTGAGGCTGGGCGAGGGCGACCGCGACGTCGCGAGGCGTTTGTTCACGCTGATGGCGGAGGTGTTCGACGAGGGATGCGAGCCGCTGGGCGATGCATACCTCGACCGCCTTCTCGCCCGAGAGGAGTTCTGGGCGGTCGCGGCCTTCGACGACGACGAGCTGGTGGGAGGGCTGACCGCGCACACGCTGCCCATGACGCGGTCGGAATCGGCGGAGATCTTCATCTTCGACATCGCCGTGCATGCGGACCACCAGCGCAGGGGCGTCGGACGGCGGCTGGTGACGATGCTGCGTGAAGACGCCGCGCGCGCGGGTATCGAGACCATCTTCGTACCGGCGGACAACGACGACGAGCACGCGCTCGACTTCTACCACGCGCTTGGAGGAGACCCCGCGCCGGTCACCATCTTCACGTTCTCGTCCACGGACGATTCCCCACACGCCTGA
- a CDS encoding trimeric intracellular cation channel family protein: MTVYVLDLLGVAVFAISGALSAGRKGLDLLGVLVIAVVTAIGGGTTRDLLLDRHPIFWIADPTYLVVITVAALLTIVYVRLWPAPLNSLLIADALGLALFSIMGAQVAEAAGLPGIIVVLMGTITGVAGGVLRDVLSAEVPLILRRDIYATAAIAGATLYLLVQEAGVGRPAAAVLGMLAVAVLRLLAILRGLRLPVFRLPEEPR; encoded by the coding sequence GTGACCGTCTACGTCCTGGACCTGCTCGGGGTGGCCGTGTTCGCCATCAGCGGCGCACTCTCGGCCGGGCGAAAGGGCCTGGACCTGCTGGGCGTGCTCGTCATCGCGGTCGTCACGGCCATCGGCGGCGGCACCACGCGCGACCTCCTCCTGGACCGGCACCCCATCTTCTGGATCGCCGATCCCACCTACCTGGTCGTCATCACCGTCGCGGCGCTGCTCACCATCGTCTACGTGCGGCTGTGGCCGGCGCCGCTCAACTCGCTTCTCATCGCGGATGCCCTGGGCCTGGCGCTGTTCTCCATCATGGGCGCCCAGGTGGCGGAGGCCGCGGGGCTGCCGGGGATCATCGTGGTGCTGATGGGGACCATTACCGGGGTGGCGGGCGGCGTGCTCCGCGACGTGCTCAGCGCCGAGGTCCCGCTGATCCTGCGCCGCGACATCTACGCGACGGCCGCCATCGCCGGTGCCACGCTCTACCTGCTGGTGCAGGAGGCGGGGGTCGGCCGGCCCGCCGCGGCGGTGCTGGGGATGTTGGCGGTCGCGGTGCTCCGGCTGCTGGCGATCTTGCGCGGTCTTCGCCTGCCGGTCTTCCGCCTGCCGGAGGAACCGCGATAG
- a CDS encoding class I SAM-dependent methyltransferase has translation MAEFADHFSGAAAEYARFRPRYPAALFAYLVSLVPNPALTWDCATGSGQAAVALAEHLPRVVATDASAEQIAHAEPHPRVEYRVAPAERSGLEAASADLVTVAQALHWFDLPAFYAEAARVLRPGGVIAVWCYGHMVMPDTALQQTLDRFYSETVGPYWPPERRLVEEGYGGLHFPFIEIPAPSFAMEMRTSLDGLLGYLGTWSATQRYVQATGRDPLPELRPELEKHWGDPQAQITVRWPLSLRVGRTRG, from the coding sequence ATGGCTGAGTTCGCGGACCACTTCTCTGGCGCCGCCGCCGAGTACGCGCGCTTCCGCCCGCGCTACCCGGCGGCGCTCTTCGCGTACCTGGTCTCGCTGGTGCCGAACCCGGCGCTCACCTGGGATTGCGCCACCGGGAGCGGGCAGGCCGCCGTCGCGCTCGCAGAGCATCTTCCGCGGGTGGTCGCCACCGATGCGAGCGCGGAGCAGATCGCGCACGCGGAGCCGCATCCGCGCGTCGAGTACCGGGTTGCGCCGGCAGAGCGGAGCGGACTGGAAGCGGCTTCGGCGGATCTGGTCACGGTCGCGCAGGCGCTGCACTGGTTCGACCTGCCCGCCTTCTACGCGGAGGCGGCGCGGGTGCTGCGGCCCGGCGGCGTGATCGCGGTCTGGTGCTACGGGCACATGGTGATGCCAGACACGGCGTTACAGCAGACGCTCGACCGCTTCTATTCGGAGACGGTCGGCCCTTACTGGCCCCCGGAGCGCCGGTTGGTCGAGGAAGGATATGGCGGGCTGCACTTCCCCTTCATCGAGATCCCGGCTCCTTCCTTTGCGATGGAGATGCGAACGAGCCTGGACGGACTGCTCGGCTACCTCGGCACATGGTCCGCGACGCAGCGATACGTCCAGGCAACCGGCCGCGATCCGCTCCCGGAGCTGAGGCCCGAGCTGGAGAAGCATTGGGGCGATCCCCAGGCGCAGATCACGGTGCGCTGGCCTCTGTCGTTGCGCGTCGGGCGCACGCGCGGCTGA
- a CDS encoding VOC family protein yields the protein MNLNQVTLPALDVATSAAFYRSMGFRQIVATPAYARFECSDGGATFSVHAVKAVPADTGVVVYFEHEELDALVNELKAKGIEFTQDPTDQRWLWREARLLDPAGNVICLYWAGGNRRNPPWRIGDPTFRPARRGAAR from the coding sequence ATGAACCTGAACCAGGTCACCCTTCCCGCGCTCGACGTGGCGACATCGGCGGCGTTCTACCGGTCGATGGGCTTCCGGCAGATCGTGGCGACGCCCGCCTACGCGCGCTTCGAGTGCAGCGACGGCGGGGCCACCTTTTCGGTTCACGCGGTGAAAGCCGTGCCCGCGGACACCGGCGTCGTCGTCTACTTCGAGCACGAGGAGCTGGACGCCCTGGTGAACGAGCTGAAGGCCAAAGGTATCGAGTTCACGCAGGACCCCACGGACCAGCGCTGGCTCTGGCGCGAGGCGCGGCTCCTCGACCCCGCCGGCAACGTGATCTGCCTCTACTGGGCCGGCGGAAACCGCCGCAACCCGCCCTGGCGCATCGGCGATCCCACCTTCCGGCCCGCCCGGCGGGGCGCGGCGCGGTAG
- a CDS encoding GGDEF and EAL domain-containing protein — MALPVRPASHVAAGLPEKEALTLRLIALLAVACILGFGGVYRVAMPGANDPWSYRFVVAAVCAALYIASYVPGRPGFVFVMHVTFATVTGWVVLLMDLNDFAPEYALGLMVIVAVISMLFRGTISLTIYGLATLAAVTVVASRVAEPRMSPLLFASYLVAILGLFWVVVRNRLRAELEIAASEERYALAALGANDGLWDWDVAAGTLYLSPRWREIAGAPDDEEGPEAWLGRIHPADRARVDAELFPAGGPVGTHFESEHRISHSDGSWRWVLVRGVRVVGPDGSIVRMVGSQSDISERKRFEEQLVHDALHDSLTGLPNRALFLDRLERAIARTHRQPAFHFAVIFLDLDRFKVINDRVGHVAADAVLTVVARRLEQCLRHGDSVARLGGDEFALLVEDVDEPSLVAQRIQHALVAPIDAGGEPVVVTVSMGIAVSSTGFARPEDALRDADAAMYRAKARGRSRFEVADDELHAHSLAQVAMEGELRHATGRGELRLHYQPVVRLDTRELVGFEALMRWEHPTLGLCSPADFIPLAEQTGIVTALERWALREGCRQMQAWRGSHPWMEELWLSVNLSTRHFLRPALAQEIQDLLGETGFAPDRLHLEITESVIMDDPAAVGPLLHRLRASGVRVAIDDFGTGYSSLAYLHRLPLDTLKIDRSFVHQMRSDPALEAVIRTLLSLSEILHLETVAEGVETEEEASALLRMGCRFGQGFLFARPLTPADAERLLAATPGTPVTA; from the coding sequence ATGGCCCTCCCGGTTCGTCCGGCGTCCCACGTGGCCGCCGGTCTTCCTGAAAAAGAAGCGCTCACCCTCCGGCTGATCGCGTTGCTGGCGGTCGCCTGCATCCTGGGATTCGGGGGCGTGTACCGCGTGGCCATGCCGGGGGCGAACGACCCGTGGTCGTACCGCTTCGTGGTCGCCGCGGTGTGCGCCGCGCTGTACATCGCCTCGTACGTACCGGGCCGGCCGGGCTTCGTCTTCGTCATGCACGTGACGTTCGCGACGGTGACCGGCTGGGTCGTGCTGCTGATGGACCTCAACGACTTCGCGCCCGAGTACGCGCTCGGGTTGATGGTGATCGTGGCGGTCATCAGCATGCTCTTCCGCGGCACCATCTCGCTGACGATCTACGGGCTCGCCACGCTGGCGGCGGTTACGGTGGTCGCGTCACGCGTAGCCGAGCCGCGGATGAGCCCCCTCCTCTTCGCCAGCTACCTGGTGGCGATCCTGGGGCTGTTCTGGGTGGTGGTGCGCAACCGCCTGCGCGCCGAGCTCGAGATCGCCGCCAGCGAGGAACGCTACGCGCTCGCCGCCCTCGGCGCCAACGACGGGCTGTGGGACTGGGACGTGGCCGCGGGCACCCTCTACCTCTCGCCGCGCTGGCGCGAGATCGCCGGCGCGCCGGATGACGAGGAGGGCCCCGAAGCCTGGCTCGGCCGCATCCACCCCGCCGACCGCGCGCGGGTGGACGCGGAGCTCTTCCCGGCAGGCGGCCCGGTCGGCACGCACTTCGAGTCCGAGCACCGCATCTCCCACAGCGACGGGAGCTGGCGATGGGTGCTGGTGCGCGGCGTGCGCGTGGTGGGCCCGGACGGCTCGATCGTGCGGATGGTGGGATCGCAGTCCGACATCTCCGAGCGGAAGCGCTTCGAGGAGCAGCTCGTCCACGACGCGCTCCACGACTCGCTCACCGGCCTCCCCAACCGCGCCCTCTTCCTGGACCGCCTGGAGCGCGCCATCGCCCGCACGCACCGCCAGCCGGCGTTCCACTTCGCCGTCATCTTTCTGGACCTGGACCGCTTCAAGGTCATCAACGACCGCGTGGGCCACGTTGCGGCCGACGCGGTGCTGACGGTGGTGGCGCGCAGGCTGGAGCAGTGCCTTCGCCACGGCGACAGCGTGGCGCGGCTGGGCGGCGACGAGTTCGCGCTGCTGGTGGAGGACGTGGACGAGCCCTCGCTGGTGGCGCAGCGCATCCAGCACGCGCTCGTGGCGCCCATCGACGCAGGCGGGGAGCCGGTGGTGGTCACGGTGTCGATGGGGATCGCCGTCAGCTCCACCGGCTTCGCACGCCCCGAGGACGCGCTGCGCGACGCCGACGCGGCCATGTACCGCGCCAAGGCCCGGGGCCGGTCGCGCTTCGAGGTGGCCGACGACGAGCTGCACGCCCACTCGCTGGCCCAGGTCGCCATGGAGGGCGAGCTGCGCCACGCGACCGGGCGCGGCGAGCTGCGGCTGCACTACCAGCCCGTTGTCCGCCTGGACACGCGCGAGCTGGTGGGCTTCGAGGCGCTGATGCGCTGGGAGCACCCGACCCTGGGCCTCTGCTCTCCCGCCGACTTCATCCCCCTGGCCGAGCAGACGGGGATCGTGACGGCGCTGGAGCGGTGGGCGCTGCGCGAGGGGTGCAGGCAGATGCAGGCGTGGCGCGGCTCGCACCCATGGATGGAGGAGCTCTGGCTCTCGGTGAACCTGTCCACCCGCCACTTCCTGCGTCCCGCCCTCGCGCAGGAAATCCAGGATCTGCTCGGCGAGACGGGCTTCGCGCCGGACCGCCTGCACCTGGAGATCACCGAGAGCGTTATCATGGACGACCCGGCCGCCGTCGGGCCGCTCCTGCACCGGCTGCGGGCGTCGGGCGTGCGCGTGGCCATCGACGACTTCGGCACGGGGTACTCCTCGCTGGCCTACCTCCACCGGCTTCCGCTGGACACGCTCAAGATCGACCGCTCCTTCGTGCACCAGATGCGCTCCGACCCCGCGCTGGAGGCGGTGATCCGCACGCTCCTCTCGCTGTCGGAGATCCTGCACCTGGAAACGGTCGCCGAGGGCGTGGAGACGGAGGAGGAGGCGAGCGCGCTGCTGCGGATGGGGTGCCGCTTCGGCCAGGGCTTCCTCTTCGCCCGCCCCCTCACCCCCGCCGACGCCGAACGCCTCCTCGCCGCCACCCCCGGCACACCCGTTACTGCGTAA
- a CDS encoding type II TA system antitoxin MqsA family protein: MECPVCGGEARLVSEPRRVAGAPLGTVAQDDFYRCEQCGETFYTPGMMDASLRAEADALRNANQFLSPAEVKEIRGRLGLTQPEFERLLGVGKNTVVRWERGTVAQGAAADSLLRLVARSVDNARYLAELHGVELAGSY; the protein is encoded by the coding sequence ATGGAGTGCCCGGTGTGCGGGGGCGAAGCGCGTCTGGTGAGTGAGCCCAGGAGGGTGGCCGGCGCGCCGCTCGGCACGGTCGCACAGGATGATTTCTATCGTTGCGAGCAGTGCGGAGAGACGTTCTACACGCCGGGGATGATGGACGCGAGCCTCCGCGCGGAGGCAGACGCCCTCCGCAACGCGAACCAGTTCCTGTCTCCGGCGGAGGTGAAGGAGATCCGGGGGCGGCTCGGCCTTACGCAGCCCGAGTTCGAGCGCCTCCTCGGGGTCGGGAAGAACACGGTCGTCCGGTGGGAGCGCGGCACGGTTGCGCAGGGCGCCGCCGCGGATTCGCTCCTGCGCCTCGTCGCGCGCAGCGTGGATAATGCTCGCTATCTAGCGGAGCTGCACGGGGTTGAGCTGGCGGGTTCCTATTGA
- a CDS encoding IS1634 family transposase, with translation MYLREVVSPRKRGPDTRYLQLVEGERDAQGRVQTRILHSFGRTDQLDLEQIQRLVDQLGGYLDPAAPPAAPGLEVTRTWTFGGTHLLDSLWRELGLDRFFTHALEARAFAQPVERALFALVAHRALAPASKLACSRWAGASAWIPGLDRGGAEIEVQHLYRAMDFLHAGMPELQEHLYFQVTDLLSADVSVLFYDTTSVSFHLEQADPEGGLRRHGYSKKKRPDLPQIVVALAINRDGIPVRHWIYPGNRIDVSTVEEVTRDLLGLRPRHFLFVGDRGMVSQANLDFLESRRLKYLLGFPLRTDPALEARLLSLRGRYRPVREGLGVKDTQIEDGARTLRYLLCRSEARAERDARTRTTILERLGAALADRRKGAASGTTRAGRSLLTKPGYARYLAKGADGKLRIDPARVRAAARHDGKYVLVTNELGLPAEELVLGYRDLW, from the coding sequence ATGTACCTCCGCGAAGTCGTCTCACCGCGCAAGCGCGGCCCTGACACCCGCTACCTCCAGCTCGTCGAAGGCGAGCGGGACGCGCAGGGCCGTGTGCAAACCCGCATCCTCCACTCCTTTGGACGCACGGACCAGCTCGACCTCGAGCAGATCCAGCGTCTGGTAGACCAGCTCGGCGGGTATCTCGATCCCGCTGCGCCGCCGGCTGCCCCGGGCCTGGAAGTGACCCGCACGTGGACGTTCGGGGGCACGCACCTCCTCGATTCGCTCTGGAGGGAGCTGGGGCTGGACCGGTTCTTTACCCACGCGCTCGAAGCGCGCGCGTTCGCGCAGCCGGTGGAGCGGGCGCTCTTCGCCCTCGTCGCGCACCGTGCGCTCGCTCCGGCCTCGAAGCTCGCCTGCTCCCGCTGGGCCGGCGCCAGCGCCTGGATTCCAGGGCTCGACCGCGGCGGCGCCGAGATCGAGGTGCAGCACCTGTATCGCGCCATGGACTTCCTCCACGCCGGGATGCCCGAGCTGCAGGAGCACCTGTACTTCCAGGTGACGGACCTGCTCAGCGCCGACGTCTCGGTCCTCTTCTACGACACGACCAGCGTCAGCTTCCACCTCGAACAGGCGGACCCCGAGGGAGGGCTCCGGCGCCACGGGTACTCGAAGAAGAAGCGTCCGGACCTGCCGCAGATCGTGGTCGCGCTGGCGATCAACCGCGACGGCATCCCGGTGCGTCACTGGATCTATCCGGGCAACCGCATCGACGTGAGCACGGTGGAAGAGGTCACGCGAGACCTCCTGGGCCTGCGGCCCCGGCACTTCCTGTTCGTGGGGGACCGGGGGATGGTGAGCCAGGCGAACCTCGACTTCCTCGAATCGCGCCGCCTCAAGTACCTTCTCGGCTTTCCGCTGCGGACCGATCCCGCGCTGGAGGCGCGCCTGCTCTCGCTGCGCGGCCGCTACCGCCCGGTGCGCGAGGGGCTCGGCGTCAAGGATACGCAGATCGAGGACGGAGCCCGCACCCTGCGCTACCTGCTCTGCCGCAGCGAGGCGCGGGCGGAGCGGGACGCCCGCACTCGCACCACGATCCTGGAGCGGCTCGGGGCGGCGCTCGCCGACCGGAGGAAGGGCGCTGCATCCGGAACCACGCGCGCCGGCCGATCGCTACTCACCAAGCCCGGCTACGCACGCTACCTGGCGAAGGGCGCGGATGGAAAGCTGCGGATCGACCCCGCCCGCGTCCGAGCCGCGGCCCGGCACGACGGCAAGTACGTGCTGGTCACCAACGAGCTCGGCCTGCCGGCCGAAGAGCTGGTCCTCGGCTACCGGGATCTCTGG
- a CDS encoding HXXEE domain-containing protein codes for MPRKTALWLVPLLLLVHNLEEALLMPRFLPLDPARFPAALRPLVPEVRYAQFLPALVIFTLLPFIVAALGKLEARGARSVFILLVVQAVMLVNVASHIGSAFLLGGYSPGLVTALLLNLPFSIYLLRRAAREEWISRRALLSLPLAAVLVHGPLLIGLFVLSGWLANAG; via the coding sequence TTGCCCCGTAAGACCGCGCTCTGGCTCGTTCCCCTCCTCCTGCTGGTGCACAACCTGGAGGAGGCTCTGCTCATGCCGCGCTTCCTCCCGCTCGATCCGGCCCGCTTCCCCGCCGCGCTGCGGCCGCTGGTGCCCGAGGTCAGATACGCGCAGTTCCTCCCCGCCCTGGTGATCTTTACGCTGCTCCCCTTCATCGTCGCGGCGCTGGGGAAGCTGGAGGCTCGCGGCGCCCGAAGCGTCTTCATCCTGCTGGTGGTGCAGGCGGTGATGCTGGTGAACGTCGCGTCGCATATCGGTTCCGCATTCCTGCTGGGCGGCTACTCCCCCGGCCTCGTAACCGCGCTCCTGCTCAACCTCCCCTTCTCCATCTACCTGCTCCGCCGGGCGGCCCGGGAGGAGTGGATCAGCCGCCGCGCGCTGCTGAGCCTGCCCCTGGCGGCGGTGCTGGTCCACGGACCGCTCCTGATCGGGCTCTTCGTGCTGAGTGGCTGGCTCGCGAACGCGGGGTGA
- a CDS encoding DUF5995 family protein, translated as MQASAPQTIDEIIAALNAILDRALREGERIGYFAALYERVTTNVRRALVAGNVFQDNARMERLDVVFASRFLHAWEQHCAGAQPSRSWQVAFGALNDPTPLVVQHLLLGMNAHINLDLGIAAATVAPNPAELEALWPDFKKINEVLSRLVRVVEDELAEISPRLARIEEIAPSLEDRIFDFGIDVARDFAWALARDLAQSPADQWPRVIAQRDATVAELGGALYPLHGLAGFAEKWIREGESNDIRYNIQVVAE; from the coding sequence ATGCAAGCCTCCGCGCCCCAGACCATCGACGAGATCATCGCGGCCCTCAACGCCATTCTGGACAGGGCGTTGCGCGAGGGGGAGCGCATCGGCTACTTCGCCGCGCTGTACGAGCGCGTCACCACCAACGTGCGGCGTGCGCTGGTGGCCGGCAACGTGTTCCAGGACAACGCGCGCATGGAGCGGCTGGACGTGGTGTTCGCGAGCCGCTTCCTCCATGCGTGGGAGCAGCACTGCGCGGGAGCCCAGCCCAGCCGGAGCTGGCAGGTGGCGTTCGGCGCGCTGAACGATCCCACTCCGCTCGTCGTGCAGCACCTGCTCCTGGGGATGAACGCGCACATCAACCTGGACCTGGGGATCGCCGCGGCCACGGTAGCGCCGAACCCCGCCGAGCTGGAAGCGCTGTGGCCCGACTTCAAAAAGATCAACGAGGTGCTCTCCCGCCTGGTGCGCGTCGTGGAGGATGAGCTCGCCGAGATCTCGCCCCGCCTGGCCCGCATCGAGGAGATCGCGCCCTCGCTGGAGGACCGCATCTTCGACTTCGGCATCGACGTGGCGCGCGACTTCGCCTGGGCGCTGGCCAGGGATCTCGCGCAGTCGCCGGCCGACCAGTGGCCACGCGTGATCGCGCAGCGGGACGCGACGGTCGCGGAGCTCGGGGGCGCGCTCTACCCGCTGCACGGCCTGGCCGGCTTCGCGGAGAAGTGGATCCGCGAAGGGGAGTCGAACGACATCCGCTACAACATCCAGGTCGTCGCCGAATGA